The following coding sequences lie in one Musa acuminata AAA Group cultivar baxijiao chromosome BXJ3-1, Cavendish_Baxijiao_AAA, whole genome shotgun sequence genomic window:
- the LOC103999258 gene encoding TATA-box-binding protein isoform X2 produces MADQGLEGSQPVDLSKHPSGIVPTLQNIVSTVNLDCKLDLKAIALQARNAEYNPKVCTGAKSEHQSKLAARKYARIIQKLGFPAKFKDFKIQNIVGSCDVKFPIRLEGLAYSHGAFCSYEPELFPGLIYRMKQPKIVLLIFVSGKIVITGAKVREETYTAFENIYPVLTEFRKSQQ; encoded by the exons ATGGCTGATCAGGGCCTTGAGGGGAGCCAACCGGTCGATCTCTCGAAGCACCCATCTGGCATTGTTCCCACGCTTCA GAATATTGTTTCAACTGTTAATTTGGACTGCAAGTTGGATCTCAAAGCAATTGCTCTGCAAGCTCGTAATGCTGAGTACAATCCCAAG GTATGTACCGGAGCTAAGAGCGAGCATCAATCCAAACTTGCTGCAAGGAAG TATGCTCGAATAATTCAGAAACTTGGTTTTCCTGCTAAATTTAAG GATTTCAAGATTCAGAATATTGTTGGTTCATGTGACGTCAAATTTCCAATAAGACTAGAAGGCCTTGCATACTCTCATGGTGCCTTCTGCAGT TATGAACCAGAGCTCTTCCCGGGTCTGATCTACCGGATGAAGCAACCAAAGATTGTGCTCCTCATTTTTGTCTCAGGAAAAATTGTTATCACTGGAGCTAAG GTGAGAGAGGAGACATACACCGCATTTGAGAACATATATCCAGTTCTAACAGAGTTCAGGAAAAGCCAGCAATG A
- the LOC103999258 gene encoding TATA-box-binding protein isoform X1, whose protein sequence is MADQGLEGSQPVDLSKHPSGIVPTLQNIVSTVNLDCKLDLKAIALQARNAEYNPKRFAAVIMRIREPKTTALIFASGKMVCTGAKSEHQSKLAARKYARIIQKLGFPAKFKDFKIQNIVGSCDVKFPIRLEGLAYSHGAFCSYEPELFPGLIYRMKQPKIVLLIFVSGKIVITGAKVREETYTAFENIYPVLTEFRKSQQ, encoded by the exons ATGGCTGATCAGGGCCTTGAGGGGAGCCAACCGGTCGATCTCTCGAAGCACCCATCTGGCATTGTTCCCACGCTTCA GAATATTGTTTCAACTGTTAATTTGGACTGCAAGTTGGATCTCAAAGCAATTGCTCTGCAAGCTCGTAATGCTGAGTACAATCCCAAG CGTTTTGCCGCAGTTATCATGAGAATAAGAGAGCCAAAAACTACTGCATTGATATTTGCATCAGGAAAAATG GTATGTACCGGAGCTAAGAGCGAGCATCAATCCAAACTTGCTGCAAGGAAG TATGCTCGAATAATTCAGAAACTTGGTTTTCCTGCTAAATTTAAG GATTTCAAGATTCAGAATATTGTTGGTTCATGTGACGTCAAATTTCCAATAAGACTAGAAGGCCTTGCATACTCTCATGGTGCCTTCTGCAGT TATGAACCAGAGCTCTTCCCGGGTCTGATCTACCGGATGAAGCAACCAAAGATTGTGCTCCTCATTTTTGTCTCAGGAAAAATTGTTATCACTGGAGCTAAG GTGAGAGAGGAGACATACACCGCATTTGAGAACATATATCCAGTTCTAACAGAGTTCAGGAAAAGCCAGCAATG A